tgctcgtTGTCCCTCAGTCTCCTCCCCCTCTATTATGATTGACGGCTGCGGCTTCATAGAGccagatggaaaccaagcaggtgggaaggtgactACGACTGATTGGCCCCCATGATGCACCGGGCGCCTGCACTTGGGTAGAACAGTTGTTCTGTGCTGGCAGGGTCCCTCCAACAGTCGCAGGTGGAGCGACTCCCTGCCCATACACCTGCTACAGACTTATAGGGCACATGTCAGTaacgggttaaaagttgacgatATCAAAAAAGCTTGTTTTTCTATATTTTATACCATTTTATTATTAAAACAAACTTTTAAAACTGTTGAAATTGTCGTTTTTGTTCGCCATTTCCTTTGCAGCAAACAGGTTGGGCTTACAGGGCTGTCTcccgctccgctctatacacaagcCGTGTGAATCCCGGGAGCGCCGTCTTGCACGCTTCTGGTGACTGTCCTCGGCGCCCCGTTATCGCCCTAGTCACAAAGGTTAGGAATGTGCTCGGAGCCGCGGCTTCGGCACACGGTCACTGGCTCCTGCTTTCGCGCGCTTTCTACAGTCACACTACGTCCCTCGGCCACTCGCGCCCCCGGTCACATCTACATGAGGGGCAGTGGCTACGAACCGTCCACATTCGCCCGTCACATACGCACCGTTGTCTGTGTATGCGGCGCTGCTACTACATGAGACGTTATCCGTATTCCGTTCCATATAGGCGGCGGGCAGTTGGCTAGAGGGGTGGAGCCTCAGATTATCCAATCAGTAGCGGATTATTTGGCAAATGGCAGCTCCACCAATGAGCGCTTGGCTGGCGAGTGTGCGTGCAGGATGCACGTGACATTTCGAGGTACAGTCCATGTGTGGTGTGTTGACTGGCGGTGAATGATGGGCTGGGCAGTGTGGGGTCTCAGGAGTGACATGGGATGGCAGGGAAGTGTGGGCAGAGGACTCTGTTGTGTAGGACAAGCTGATGAAATAACGACGTTTAAAGGGACAGTCCACATAGTTGTTTGCTTTGTATCTACTATttcctgtgttatcagccattttgCGCCAGGCAGTAAGTGGATGCAGCAACTGGGAGACATGCAGCCACACTGTGACCAGAACACATATTCCACCACATAgttaccaaataataccacatacaagggagaaataccgccacactgtgaccagaccacatattaccaccatatagtgactgaataataccacatacatggaacaaataccgccacaccacgtattaccaccacatagtgactgataccacatacaaggaacaaattccaccacaccatgacctgaccacatattaccacctcatagTGACCGAATCATACCACAGTCaagggagaaataccgccacactgtgaccagattacatattaccaccacacagtgacagaatactacaatactgatcatgaataaaaATTACAATACTAATACCACCAATGGCATTATACAAGGGagtgtatagtatacagtatagtgtaaatgtacaggtaatagtgatccgagtgacattatacactagctctgtatgtagtgtcagtgtacaggtaatacagtgatcaccagtgacattatacacgggagctctgtatatagtgtcagtgtacaagtaatacatgtagaaaagccgcggagacaccatcacgtgtttctcaacgcaagcaatgaatagtcaggtctttcaccaggaaggaacaaccacgggaagggcagcatccaaaaaggaaaactacctatgccaaaacatggtatccatccacagacagctgtttcggggtatttgcccctcatcagtgtggagtaggaaactggctattaggagcagtgcctagtaaaaggactataaacataaggatgaatgacctgggtgagatcaaaacatccaacaccgcggagacaccatcacgtgtttctcaacgcagtgatccagaacactgccccatcccttatgggaaatatgcagatgcatgtaaagaagctgcggagacaccatcacgtgtttctcaatgcaagcaatgaatagtcaggtctttcaccaggaaggaacaaccacgggaagggcagcatccaaaaaggaaaactacctatgccaaaacatggtatccatccacagaccgcTGTTTCGGGGttgctgttactgcacctccgcttggaataataaaaCATCACCTACatgaagttgagtgccaggtttttcttatatgtatcactacggttttggaacctacctgggcaccttcaTATAGAGCTGTGCACATGTTTTTtgttgatattatacacaggagctctgtatatagtgtacaggtaatacagtgatcactggtgacatacactggagctctctatatagtgtcagtgtataggtaatacagtgatcgatggcatacacaggagctcagtatatagtgtacaggtaagagtgatcaccagtgacatacccaGGATCTCTGTTTATAGtgtctgtacaggtaatacagtgatcactgatgacattatatacaggagctctgtgtatactgtacaggtaatacagtgatcactggtaacattaggctaggttcacattgcgttagtgcagtccgttcaacgcatacgttaaacggactgcgctaacgcaagtgccgactttgcccagcgctagcgcagatggagcatctgctagctctatctacgttagcagtgacggacccggaaacgctgcagcccgcatcttgggtccgtcactcaaatgacggcacatcgctagtgcacgcccacaatgcgtgcgctagtgatgcgtccaacattgcattcaatggcggcgttaacaggctacgttacaccgcattatgccgcggtgtaacgtagtctgtttaacggtgtcactgaacgcaatgtgaacccagccttatacacaggagctctgtatattgtatggtgtacaggtaatacagtgatcactggtgacatacactggagctctgtatatagtgtcagtttacaggtaatagtgatcactggtgacattatacactggagctctgtatatagtgtcagtgtacaggtaatacagtgatcaccagtgacatacacaggagcgctgtatatagtgtcattttacaggtaatacagtgatcactgttgacattatacacaggagctctgtgtataatgtcaaggtaatacagtgattactggtgacattacacacaggagctctgtttatagtgtacaggtaagacagtgatcgccagtgacattatacacaggacctctgtatgtagtgtcagcgtacaggtaatacagtgatcaccggtgacattatacacaggagctttgtatatggtgtcagtgtacaggtaatacagtgatcactggtgacattatacactggagctctgtatatagtgtcagtgtacaagtaatacagtgatcactggtgacattatacactggagctctatatatagtgtcattatacaggtaatacagtgattactggtgacattatacacagcagctctgttTATAGTGTACAGGTAAGAGTGAtcgccagtgatattatacacaggagctctgtatgtagtgtcagtgtacaggtaatacagtggtcaccggtgacattatacacaggagctttgtatatagtgtcagtgtataggtaatacagtgatcacaggtgacattatacactggagctgtatatagtgtcagtgtacaggtaatacagtggtcaccggtgacattatacacagtagctttgtatatagtgtacaggtaagacggtgatcaccagtgacattatacacaggagctctatatggtgtatagtgtacaggtaatacagtgatcactggtgacatacacaggagctctgtatatagtgtatagtgtacagataatacagtgaaaaCATTTTGATGCTCCCCAAGATTttggggagaatactctgtggactgaagagacaaaagtttaacttttctgaagctgtatgtcccattacatctgggatagaagtaacacagtatttcagaaaaggaacatcataccaacagtaaaatatggtggtggtagtgtgatggtctgggtctgttttgctgcttcaggatctggaagactgtggtaaatggaaccatgctttctgctgtttaccaaaaatcctgaaggagaacattctgccatctgtttgtgacctcaagctgcagcgcacttgggttatgcagcaggacaattatcCAGAACACACCAGCGAGTCCACCTCCAAATGGCTTAAGAAATCCAAATTAAGACTTTTGAGTGGCcttgtcaaagtcctgaccttaatctgattgagatgctgtggcatgaacttAAAAAGGCGGTTGGtggtcggaaaccctccaatgtggctgaattgcaaCAGTTCTACAAAGATGATTGGGTCCTGCAGAGCGTTGTAAAATActaattgccagttatcgcaaacactaTATTGCAGTTATTGCTGCTAAATGTggaccaaccagttattaggtttagggggtatcacttttttacacagggccctgtaggtttggatttatttttcccttaataataaagaccttcatttcaaaaatgcattttgtgtttacttgtgttatctttgttttaATATTGAAATTTGATTGCTGATCTGAAACacttaaatgtgacaaacatgcaaaagaaaccAGGAAGGGGGCGAAcagtttttcacacaactgtagataTTCACTACATAcaataatgcttttttttttcagaataataTTAAAGACCAGAAATGGAGCGAACATTGTAGGCATCACTCTACACCGACATGTGGCCTTTCAGAAGATGTGTGAATGCATTCCTTCGAGAGTAAGTGTGCAGGGTCCAACAAGAGGGAATGATGAAATTAAAAACTAATCCAGCTTTTTTTATTATACTGCTAAAATAGTTTTTTCAACCATATTACAATGTACAGTAAAAGTATTTTTTTGTCTTGAGCCTTTTTTGTTAATGTGTAAATACTTTCGCTCGGTAAAAACATGTTTATGCAAAAGTAATTTTTGCGTTTCCGCATCCATTaaagccacaactttttttttaaagggaacctgtcaccccgttttttcaagaagagctaaaaatagcattaaataggagcagagctgggctttacattagtgtatgttggagcctttattccccacctatgctgccgaaatacctttgtaaagtcgctgttttgggctgtcactcacgctggtcaggtcatatgggcgtggtgacagcgctgtttctcccccagatctccgttggtggcgtagtggtgtgcgcatgtccaagtggcgaatccactgcgcagcttcaaggaaaatagcacgATCTgcactattcagccgtttatcggagggcgcggccatctttgtgaggccgcgcgtgcgcagatggttcttctcggcttcccggggcttcaggaaaatggccgcggaatgccgcgcgtgcgcagatggagatcgtggtggccattttcctgcagccgagatgcgaactcggcttcaggaaaatggccgtcgagatcgccatctgcacacgcgcggcatcccgcggccattttcctgaagccccaggaagccgagaagaaccatctgcgcacgcgcggcctcacaaagatggccgcgcccacgacaaacggctgaatagcgcagtggattcgccacttggacatgcgcacaccactacgccaccaacggagatctgggggagaaacagcgctgtcaccacgcccatatgacctgaccagcgtgagtgacagcccaaaacggcaactttacaaaggtatttcggcagcataggtggggaataaaggctccaaaatacactaatgtaaagcacagctctgcccctatttaacgctatttttagctcttcttgaaaaagcggggtgacaggttccctttaatgtatcagTATTATGGATTGTTTTTAATAGGATTGGTTAGCATTTTAATTTCTCgttaatggtgtttttttttttaatgctttgggGCTATTTGAAGTGTGCTAAAATGATTTTGAGTGCTTATCACTTCTGAGAAAAACATTCAAACTGACAGAAGatgaactttaaagggaacctgtcacccccaaaatggaaggtgagctaagcccaccggcatcaggggcttatctacagcattctggaatgctgtagataagcccccaatgtaacctgaaagataagaaaagcaggttagattatattcacctgggggggcggtcccgctgcggtccggtacgatgggcgtcgcggtctggtccggggcctcccattttcatacgatgacgtcctcttcttgtcttcacaccgcagctctggggcaggcgtactttgtctgccctgttgagggcagagcaaagtactgcagtgcgcaggcgccgggataggtcagagaggcccagcgcctgcgcactggagtactttgctctgccctaaacagggctctgtgccggagccgcagtgtgaaaacaagaagaggacgtcaccctatgaagatgggaggccccggaccgcgacacccatcggacccagaccgcagcgggaccgcccctgggtgagtataatctagcctctttttctcatctttcaggatacatcgggggcttatctacagcattccagaatgctgtagataagaccctgatgccggtgggcttagcttaccttcCATTTTGGGGTCTACAGGTTCCCTGTAAAGAAACATTCCCATTAAGCTTTTTACTAAATCTGTGAATGGTGTGTAGTGTGTGTTAATATACTCCCCTATTGCCGCCTTCTCCGGGATCCAGCGCCATTCTCATTTTGACAGTGACTTCACCACAATTCAGACTATCTGGCACACTCTATTCTCTATGCACGAGTCGGCAGTCTCTTTTTACAATGAAAGCCTCTGGATCCTCATTCTGACACTCCATAGACTTGAATTGTAAAAGTCACTTCTGGGTCACACGGAGCACACTGTGGCCTGGAGAGTCTGCAGAGCCGTGACGTCACTCAGAAGACGAGCAGAACGGCACTGGATCCCAGAGAAGGTGTGAGTAGCTGAGTATATTACTACACTCATATCACTTTTTATACATAGATTTATTAAATAAAAGGCTTAATGGGAGAGCttctttaaggctagtttcacatttgcgttacaaTCCGCAGCTTTTAATCAGCAACCTCAAACGCACGAAAACCCGCATGCGAACGCGTATAAACGCAGCGTTCTTTAGACTCATAAGGTaatgcatgcggttaaaaaacgtGGTGTTTTcacgctttttcatgcgttttgcatgcgtttgcattttctgtgcgcatggtggaaaatttgacaggagaaaaatctagataaacagacaccgccaatgggacaatTATGggaatctatatatagacccttggactgatgaaatcttaacagtttgctactatatcctgtgtcatgatggatcttcgcatggagaacttttatttcaacctggatttaagcatcaagcggtttcttgcctgtgcgtttgcttgggagcaacaaagaaatagagaacgacagagaatGACATGGCGTAGGtgtttttggcgacaccccattattgaactccgggagagccgtggagcctatcacacgctatatggcgagcttaatgccaacccggacaaattcccggaatataccaggatgtctcaagactctttccaAGAATTGCTTGGCCGTGtcaaaggagccatccggagacaggacacccagctccgtagagcgattccagcagaagaacgtctcctggttacattaaggtacgtaataattctaaacaaatgctagtcataattattgttagtctgccatgtattatttatattttcctttatgtctttagctaaacaccaccataaatggaattgattgtaattttatttttttattttatttcagatttctggcaaccggagagagcttatcatccttccactttcagtaccggcttggaatttccaccctgtctggaatagttgcggacacctgccgggctttgtggaatgttctcctggatgaatttatacccctacccacggaggacatgtggattgaaattgctgaaaaattctggagtgtgtgtgatttccccatctgggagcggtggatggaaagcagatacgcattatcaaacccaccagaactggatgggagtacttcaactacaaaaaatatttttctgttgtgctcatggcaatagcagatgtggactgtcgcttcatcgccgtggacattggagcttttggccgtggcaatgactcacagactttcaagaactcggatatgggccgacgtgtgtacggcaaaaattttaattttccactgccacgacctctccccaacactcaaggcccaccgatgtcatttgttatggttggggatgaggcctttcagatgtgtgaaaacctactgaagccatattccagtcgggacttgaaccacacttaaaggatttataactacagactgaccagggcccgaagaatagtagagtgtacctttgggattctagtctcaaagtggtgcattcttgcgacagccattaatctaaaaatggatacaatcgatgaggtggtcaaagcctgtgtggttctgcacaattacatacactgtgttccaaattattatgcaaattggatttaagtggcataaagatttaattgttttgtttttcaaataaacttgtgaatggtattgtgtctcagggctcaatagataactgaaatcaatcttaaacatgtgataatttgttttccaggtgattctaattaaaggaaaactacttaaaaatgatgttccacattattaagcaggccaaaggtttcaagcaatatgagaaagagaaaaaggatctctctgctgctaaaaagcgttaaatagtgcaatgccttggagaaggtatgaaaaaattagatacttcacaaaaactttgtgatcatcatactgtgaagagatttgtgactaaaacagagcagagacagagttcatgcagataaaggcataatgaggaaggtttctgtcagacaaattcattggattaagagagcagctgccaaaataccattacaaagcagcaaaaagttatttgaagctgctggtgcctctggagtcccttgaacctcaaggtgtatgatccttcaaaggcttgctgtggtgcatagacctactattcagccaccgctaaacagtgttcatgagcagaaacgg
This region of Ranitomeya imitator isolate aRanImi1 chromosome 1, aRanImi1.pri, whole genome shotgun sequence genomic DNA includes:
- the LOC138657928 gene encoding uncharacterized protein; the encoded protein is MMDLRMENFYFNLDLSIKRFLACAFAWEQQRNRERQRMTWRRCFWRHPIIELRESRGAYHTLYGELNANPDKFPEYTRMSQDSFQELLGRVKGAIRRQDTQLRRAIPAEERLLVTLRFLATGESLSSFHFQYRLGISTLSGIVADTCRALWNVLLDEFIPLPTEDMWIEIAEKFWSVCDFPIWERWMESRYALSNPPELDGSTSTTKNIFLLCSWQ